One window of the Propionispora vibrioides genome contains the following:
- a CDS encoding DUF721 domain-containing protein → MQGISEILHNTLQQLGLKKRYHAELIMERWSEIVGDDISQHSCPVKFERGLMFVTVSNSVWCHHLFMLKESIISKLNRFIGEKIVKDIRFQAGYLKDCKNQENTEHSVSLKQSLAAIRLDEQELAGIRQYTHEVADEALQKKLAGFTRKALAYNKLKKMDKWHACQGCDTLCPPEETYCAVCLRTVREEKLGEIRKLLLDVPWFSYEDLQPYLSCTRSEFDRAKSELLARLCLEYTAKNGQVDSVHRTTIVMLMESVGPDEITPETVDHTLEKFRRKQHVFAPRS, encoded by the coding sequence ATGCAAGGTATTAGTGAAATTTTGCATAATACGCTGCAGCAATTAGGTTTAAAAAAAAGATATCATGCGGAACTCATCATGGAACGCTGGTCTGAAATTGTGGGCGATGATATTTCCCAGCACTCCTGCCCGGTAAAGTTTGAACGGGGTTTGATGTTCGTCACGGTGAGCAATTCGGTATGGTGTCACCATTTATTTATGCTAAAAGAAAGCATTATTAGTAAGCTAAATCGGTTTATCGGTGAAAAAATTGTCAAAGATATCCGTTTCCAGGCAGGATATTTGAAAGATTGTAAGAATCAAGAGAATACGGAGCATTCTGTTTCCTTAAAACAAAGCTTGGCGGCTATCCGTCTGGATGAGCAGGAATTGGCCGGTATCCGGCAATATACTCACGAGGTAGCTGACGAAGCCCTGCAAAAGAAGCTGGCCGGTTTTACCCGAAAAGCGCTGGCCTATAATAAACTAAAGAAAATGGATAAATGGCATGCCTGCCAAGGCTGTGATACGCTTTGTCCTCCGGAGGAAACCTATTGTGCGGTATGCCTTAGAACCGTCCGGGAAGAAAAGCTGGGAGAAATCAGGAAGCTCTTATTGGATGTTCCCTGGTTTTCTTATGAAGATCTGCAGCCATATCTTTCTTGCACACGCTCAGAGTTCGACCGGGCTAAAAGCGAGCTGTTAGCCCGGTTGTGCCTTGAATATACAGCAAAAAACGGACAAGTTGACAGTGTACACCGTACGACGATTGTGATGCTGATGGAATCGGTGGGACCTGACGAAATTACTCCGGAAACGGTTGATCATACTTTGGAAAAATTCAGGAGGAAACAACATGTTTTTGCACCTAGGAGCTGA
- the remB gene encoding extracellular matrix regulator RemB, whose amino-acid sequence MFLHLGADTVIPLKNVISINDLRTVKSGINHEFLKTMREEQMIVDISDNNPKSFVLTDKVVYLSAISSLTLKKRAGQIPEEEEE is encoded by the coding sequence ATGTTTTTGCACCTAGGAGCTGATACTGTCATTCCACTCAAAAATGTCATTTCGATTAATGATTTAAGGACAGTAAAGTCCGGTATCAATCATGAGTTTTTGAAGACCATGAGGGAAGAGCAAATGATTGTTGATATTTCCGATAATAATCCGAAAAGTTTTGTGTTGACAGATAAGGTTGTTTACTTATCGGCTATTTCCTCCTTAACTCTAAAAAAACGAGCCGGACAAATTCCGGAAGAAGAGGAAGAATGA